DNA sequence from the Salvia splendens isolate huo1 chromosome 19, SspV2, whole genome shotgun sequence genome:
ACCAAAAACACATTCATATATTATAcgaggggcggacgcagaaaaaaatAGTATACACGTACCTTAGCTCTGAGAGCTCCAACGTCGGATTTAAGGAGCCGATTATTAGTAGCAGCATCTTTGAACTGGTTAGATGCCTCGCCCATCTGTTGGAAGAGCGATGCATTCTCACCACTTAACTGCTCAACTTGCTCTTCAAGATCACTCAAATGCGCCTGCTTTCGTCGTCTCGAACGACGAGCAGACTCCCTGTTTGAAACCATCCTGCAAATTCAACTCAAATCATCAGTTCATATATTTCTATCATCTCTCTTACATGCACAACGGCAGTACCTTTTGATGCGTTTGGTGTCGTCAGAGGGTTTGTTGGTGTATTGTTCGATGTATTCTTCTTCGTCCGATCGTTGACTGTCAACTGCAATCTCATCATCCGATAACATTTTCTATTCAGTGGTCTGGACATATTGTCATGTGGTGTGTCTAGCCAATCATAATTTACTTACCGCATATGGATAATGGCGAGTCGACGGCGGTGGTTGGATTAGGATTAAGATTTGGAGAAGCTGAGAATTGGTAATTATCTGTGAAGGAGGAGGTAATGCTTGAATATTCATGTGGAATCTCCTGCAATAACACACCAAACCATGCATatcatcaacaaaaaaaatgttgagttaataaaaaaaagagatcTATAAGAAAATACCTTAAatatatcatataacatataTATTCGTATATGATATAACGTTACATATATTGTAGGGCAAATTGTCagaaaaattataaagtttgaTCAAATTCAGATCAATTTCGCAACTTTAGAAATTAGccaattactataaaataactTTTGGAAAGTATTCCAATTAGAACAAAATTGTGAGGGATTAAAGCAAACAATATCATAGTGATGTGAGTTCGACTGTACATCGACGAACCTAACACGTGAAAAAAGTTTGTTTCCAGAAAGTGAAAAGGGTAAGTGCATGGCCTTTTGTAGTGGAAATGAGCTTTGAAAATTATTGCATTCCAAGTGCCAAACTACATGACAACCAACTTGTAAAGCACAAACTTTCTGTAAAGCTACCTAACTTATTTTACTGTTCAATAATTGGCGAGTAATATTTAGGCTGCCGCTTTTCAATAAGTTCGTTTAAatttaatccaaattaaattaacatTTTAATATTCCCTTAATAAGGCATTTTATTACTTATTCTAGGGCAAATTGACACGAAAATACTAAAGTTTGGTAAAATTTGGATTCATCCCGTAGCTTTTAAAAAGATCTAATTACATcataatattgatatttttcTGATTGATTTGGATATGGAGGGAAATTATGATTTAAAA
Encoded proteins:
- the LOC121778307 gene encoding basic leucine zipper 9-like; this encodes MDSKKAVLKSNSIFGARKMKKSESVLALEELFASHEEINHQNKPHIFGSSDQHSFLPSPTHNAHFPFKNSEIPHEYSSITSSFTDNYQFSASPNLNPNPTTAVDSPLSICVDSQRSDEEEYIEQYTNKPSDDTKRIKRMVSNRESARRSRRRKQAHLSDLEEQVEQLSGENASLFQQMGEASNQFKDAATNNRLLKSDVGALRAKVKLAEDLLARGSLTSSLSHLLHNYLNTPEDDYI